From the Diprion similis isolate iyDipSimi1 chromosome 1, iyDipSimi1.1, whole genome shotgun sequence genome, the window CAGCAGTCGgggaatttttgattttcccgAATTGGTTGGCGTTCGGGCTGGAGATTCGGGTGATCGGGTGACAAGTTGCTCTTTATTTTCGTCTTTTCCAATCATGAGCTCCCACTtttcctgcagttttttgaatttgatacCACAGGATaaaatttcctcattttcaacTTTACCAGTAGAAATTGCTGGAGATTTAGTTTTGGCTGAAACGTTTTCAAGAGCCCCCACCTTCAACGGCGAATGTTCAAGGCTATCGGTATAATCTTCAGAGTCTTCTAGAGTTAGCTTGTCAAATGCTTGGATCAATTTTGAACCAGATGGAAGATTACTCCAACGTTTTTTAATAGTGTTGTTCAAGTCAGCCTCATGCAGGATACCTTGCATATCTCCCCCTTTTGCATAATCTACACAGGATCGTGGCCTTACCTTGACAGGACTAccaatattgttgaaaaattctcgtttACTGGGACCTCTTACTTCTGTTGAATCAATGGATTTCAGGCCTACAGTAGCCTGCAAGTATGAAACACAGTTGTGAATTTTAGTTactaattataatattcatacGATGAGTTCCGGCCTTCTACCCCATTGATATTTCTGCACGATTTTTGAACTATAACCAATGAATGAAAAGAGGGACCTACGTTTGTCGCATGATTGTTCATGTACCCCAAGCTGTTGTGAAGTTGACGATACTGATACAGCATATCCAGTTGGAACGGGCACAGTGCAAGAGGTTGAAGAATGTCCAAAAGTGCATCCACCATTTCTCGGGCATTAACGCAAGCGAGAGAACTAACAAATAAACTATTTCTGGAGTAGTGCTTTCGTAGGATAGATTCCCTTGTGCACAAATATGCGAACCAAGCATCCAGTGCCCTTAAACTGATCGAAAAAAAGATATGCTATTAACTTTGACAGAAAAACTATGATCGCACACTGATGTACTTCTGCGTGCACACATAATATTAACAAATTCACATTGCAATTTTACTGGAGCCCAATGTACTATAGTAAAAGCAAGAATATTCGGTTTGGCAAACACCTCGGACGTTTCGAATGAGAATATTATGATGTTTCAATTTACCGAAGGCAgacttttgtaaaaattgatacaaTCAGTCCAGTTTTTCTACTTACTTTAGCAGGCCAAACACAAATGCGTGGAACTTAAGCATTCCTTCGGTGATAAAGTCTTCACCATTTATCTTTTGTACCAATTCGTTGAGGGTTTTAGTCAATGGTCCTTGCTGAGAAGATGCCTCAACTACTTGCCAAACACTATTAGCTAAAGGTCCGAAAGAtgaattaatatttggccgcAAACCGTTGCACATGATAGCATATAGAGCAGGGCACAAGTTACTCAGACAGAGCTGGGCGCACTCGTTTCTATTATCTTGAACCTGTTCATCCTTGACTGTTTCTATACGCCAGTAGTTTAATATTAAACCCACCGACTTGTTGACAGACTTGAGCATATCTATCAAAGAAAACAACAGATTTCACTTACATTATTCAGTTACAGTACACAGAATGGTACAGATTGTATGTTGCACATACAGGTGAATAAGCTATagttattgttaaaaaaatgtcacactGTAAGAAAACTGAATCTATAAAGTTATGAAATGCGACTTACCACTTTTTCCATTCATATTGAAAGGTTTCAATTCACTGCTGCCACTGGGAGACTCGGCAATAGATGTCCTCCCTTCCTCCAGTGACTGCTTATTTGCTATGAAACTAAGAGTGCAAccctgaaattaaatgtgttAGGCATGATAGATATtaatatatgtttttttcattttcgaaatgtTATATTATCTTATGAAGAAGTAAGCAATTTGAGGTGGATAGAGTttagagggaaaaaatttaagtcaATTCACAATCTTAAACTTAAACCACTTCAACGACccatatgagaaaaaaatactgaaattaatTAGACATGTACCTTGTTACAAGAGACTATATCCCTCACTTATACGAAAGTTAGATGCATAAAAGAAATAGCATGGGCAATCTCTCATGAAAGTTTCCACACATAAACTATGCAGTAACAGAAGCATCCTCTCAccttattttcaagaaattcttttctttgttgtACTGCAAAGCTCACAGTTTTTTTCTGAGATTCCATCatctcaacattttttactaaATCTTTATTCATATTTAGTCGTAAGAATTGTCTGACATAGGACCTGAGTCTTACGTCTTGGTCTTCGCTATCGCCGTCGCTACTTTGTGAAGAAAACCCACTGCGCCTTAGAAAATCTTCCAACTGGATAATTTCATCGCTGCATTCAGTTGGATACAGTTCTGAATTGATACGATTTTCAGATTCTTTCAATCtctctaaataaaaaaaaaaaaacaaagattcGTGTCATGAACAGAGCATCGGcaggaatttatttattacaggtACAAAGTGTTAacataatattttccaaacCTGCATAATACAGGCGCTCTTCTACTTCATCAACATCTTTTTCAGAATCAATCAATCTGCGAATTTGCTGTGACTGATGATCGTTGTTGAGATAGTAAGGTTCTTGCAGAGACAtccttttatttgtttcaggTGTGACTTGTTGATTTCCGACCTCTTTGAGACCTCCCATCTCGAACATGCTATATCTCTTGTTATTAGagagtttgttttttctcaaaattcctCTGGGAAGGGGAGGCCGAGGCGGTGCTTTTGTGTTGCAATGAGTTTCGCGGTCTCCGTGAGGCAGTGAAATGGACCGTTTAGGCAGGACTGGTGCGTTAATCTTTGGTTTACAGGAGGGCCTGTAATGCTTTGCATCTTGGGACGTCAGGCTTGCTTCGGAACTGGCACTGTCATACCGATATAAATAGAGGGGATTGCTATTATTTGGTACACCTTGCTGATTGATCAATGAATCTGTTAAAATTGTTGAGGATCCTCTATAACCTGAAGATGGTTGAGTGCCTATACTACTGGCAGAGGAAATATTATCAGGAGTAACCTCATCGATAGTACGAGCACGGTGCCGCATTTGCGGAGATAAACAGAATAgtggtttttttgtttcctccgCTAGCTTGATATGCTTTGAGGCTTCGGGAACGTCGTGGAGAATTCTTTTATATTCCGCAGGTAATAGAAATGTCAGGGATTCCCAATCTTTGATATGTGAGAATCCACGCTGCTTCAAGGCGTCGAGGTCATTGCAGGAGAATGGCCTGCCGGACTTGTTGTACTTTCTCCATCTACTGCGATCCCTGTCGAAACACTGAGGTCTTAACGTGACTTTGTCAAATTTACCCTGGCCAAGTTGCAAAAACGACAAGTCTGGTAGAGTGTAATTTGGGTAAATAATATAAGCCGGCTTTTTTGCAATGGTAGTTTCACAAATCGATGGGTAATTTTTGTCATTGGTAAAATAGATTAATGATGTTTGGACGCTGTTGTCCTCGACTTGAGTGAAAACCTGTGTTCCAGTGGTTTTTGAAAGTGGCAAATTCTTAATGGCAAAGTTTATCTGTTCTGTATTTGATTGCGTCACAGCATCTTCCAAAAACGAATTTTCGTGTTTTTCGCACCCACTGCCGTCCATagattcaattttcgaaatgcTCTCTGACAATTCTTCAACAGATGCAGAGGACTGTAATTCTCCTTCAAATTCCTCCAACAACGGGGATTGCTTCCTTACAATATTGTCAGAATCTTCACCAGCAAAAGTATGCTCTGTTcctttattattgtaatagtCAGACTTTACccaatttatagaaaaatcattttccaaagtcAAATTATTACAGGTATTATTGATATTACGCTGATGTATTTGAGTACGAGTTCCGCTACCACTGCCACTTTCACTGTTACTTGTTGGCCAACCACTGTCGCTAGCTGAGCCCGATTGATCGAGTGTCATACTCATGCCCTCCGCACTCATACTTTTTTGCTTCATGAAACGTTTCACAAGGCTCAAATTTTGAAGCTTCTTTTTTGTCGAAATGTGGTCTATGCTCTCAGAACTATCTTCATTGATCGAACGATTGATTGACCCTGAACTTTGCAAATTGCCCACGTGATGATTTGATTCGGCAGAATCAACCTAGAAATATGTAGAAATCCACCATACATCAAAAATTGGAGCGAGTAGGTTATTGCAATAGGTTTTATGGGCTCCATTCAAATTATAAAGGTTCAGAGTACGTACGGAAAAGTTAAGAGGATACCGGCTCAGCTCTCTAGTTTGCGTTAGGTCTGGTAGACTCagactttttttattcaaatttaaattcaggTGTCCGTTTTCTTGAAGAAAATTGGGCATTGTATTATTGTTGCCAGATGGATGACGAGTCATAACATTATTTGCTGATCCATGTTTTAAGTTACTCCAAGTGGTGTAGACTTTAGAGTCTGATTTTGCCATTGACAAGCCcaacatatttttcaagttcaaCTTTTTGTCATAATAGAAATCTGGGATTTGacgaatattttgtttttctgtaaGACAAGAAACATCATATGTGATGAGCAGATTAGCCACTTCAGTTACTTTACACTATAAATTCCATTTTCACCTAAAAATCATCAAGTCggataattaatattcaattgaACATCACCTTGATTTTCAAAGTCTTGCGAACCATCGGAATACATAGTCATACTCCCCTCAAAAGCAATTGTGTAGTTAATTTTGTTGTGTGCTTGGCACGTCAGTAAAACGTCTTCACAGTCCAGGGAGTCGACGCTGTAGCTGCCACCTGGTGGCAGAACAGGTGTCTCCTTGACAGGAGAGAAGAGTAGTGACGACTTGCATATGGACATGGTATCTGTTGTCGAACACGCAGAATCTTCTCCCttgggaataaaattttgtgcaaTGAACTTTAACTTCCAGTTAGAAATGCAGAGTATACAAATATTGTGCACCTACCATCAGGGCTCTCTGTTACTATTTCCTCAAATAAGAAGTACATAAATGAAGAGGCAATACTTATACTACGTTTGAATACTGATAACCTTGTGAATTTGTGCATTGCCACAGCACAAGCAGATAAATTTACATGTATTCTATGTGAAACAATTAAATAACCTGATTTCTCTTTCTTAGCTAAGTAAGATGATTCAGGTAAGTTTACATCGTCGTGCAGAGGTATCTCCCAAGAATAaagttgtaataataatacacattAAATTAGACACAATGTAAGAATAAATAGAtcgtttcaacgattttctaAAACTATGCCCTGTAAGAAGAACGACATTTGTTGTCTGAACTTTAATAGCAATGGTGAATCATGCGTAACGCTATTTGGGAGTTAGGGAATGGCGGAGAATGGCAGACCCACCATAATTCCTTCCACTTTCAGTTAACAGCTTTGACTTAAAAATTGGCAATATTTCTTCAGACTTTTCGTATAAAAGACTCATTCATAGTAACAAAGAGTGGGGtagaggagaaggagaaggcaCAAGATGTCACATGTTCGAACAATAAGTTAAGTAGGCCACATCTTCAAAATACTAGCATGCACATGTATCATACATGCTTATAAGCGGTCAGGTCTTCAAATCCTACCTGGCTGCTAGTATGGGGGCTGATGGGAGAATCAAAGTCAAGTTTTTCCATCATAGAGCCAGACATGCTGGCATATCTTTCCCTTTGATAGTTTGACTGGTacagcaataaaaataaaacaacacaTTGTATATCTACGCAGAAACCATTGTTTATACAAGTAATTGATTTTGACACATACAGTCAAAATCGCAATTGCGAAAATGAACAATATTGAATACTACTGATTGTCTCACCTCTGAGTGCTGCACAGGATCGGTACATATTACGGGAAGAGTGAGCAAAGAGTGGATGTCTGCAGTCCGGAAACTTTCCATATCAATTTCAGCAAAATTTGCATCAAGGTATCGACACTCGGCATCATATCTCAGGTCGTCACAAGTATATGAAGCAGATAGCGAGGACAACACACTCGAGTGTACATGCAGCCCTGTGTCCCTGTAACTAAATTATGATTCTAATTTATCTTTCAATTTATCTTGAAATATGCAACAAAATTGACCTTGCATACAGTCTGAATGGTAATGCTATTGCACACACACATTACATATAGATGCTATGTATACTTTACCCACAATCGGCGAACCATTGATAATCCATGTTGTCGTGTACGAACTCTGAAGTTATGAGATCTTGAGACGACGGATCCATGGATGGGTTGGAATTGCAGTCAGATCCAGGTGTATGTGGTTCATCCATGACAGCATCCCCTGACCCACCTTTGACAAAGTTAAATATACATCTATATCTGATATGAGAATAATAAGTTCCATTACTTTTTACTGTACCTATTCGCACGCTAGAATGATTCTATTTGCATGGAATTTGTAAAGTAAAGCACCTGGCATGCTAGTCATAGTAAGATGTTGCGGTATTGTGCATTTTCTTCAATACGAAAGCAATTAGTTGTAGTCACTGAAAATTGACAAACAGTAGGTGACCGCAGGATTAAGTATTTATAGTCCTATTCATGCCATTATCGACGTGAGTGAAAACGTGGAATTGCCAGTTTcgtttataaatgataattgtATTGGTGGCTGCGTACAGATGACTAGTCTCAGTTGAACGCCTCAGAAGCTACacaattatgtatgtacagtgtCTATTTGCAAGGTAAAATGATCCCAATGGAATCACATTGGTTTCTCATAAAAGGTTAGCATGAGCCCATTCTACATTATACTATTGCGAAACACTTGCAGGGAATCTCCTATCCCCTTGCTATCTGAGCCCCACATTCTACTGGAACGTGGACTGAACCCTTATTGCGAACTTTATTCACCGGTCATGAAGCCTGTAATTCCTTTCATACAAACCTGTTTTCTGGTTGGTCAATTGGATACAACTGTAACGGAATCTAAAGGCGTATGCGATGAATATACTAACCTCTCTACGTGACAATGCAGATCGATTTACTACGCACGTATATATCATTGTGTTATAAGCGCACGCGGACGCGATGAGGCACCATCTTCGGCAAGACTGTCGATATCAACTCAGAGCACATGTTAcgcttgtttttttctctttggacCAATATCCTcttcagaaaataaaaaccaaatcAAATGTCTTAGTAAAGATTCATTTTACGCACAAAATGTGTCAAAGACAACGTCTGtagatataaatatgtatgtatacctatattacatACACAAATTGATGTCACTTCTTACCCCTGATTCGCAGATTTGACTATTCGCACTATTTTACGAATAAGAATCATGCGTTTATCATGGGACACATACAATGCGAGTATTTGGCAGTATCGCGCATTGtatcacattttgaaaaatttcctacTCCTTTTACAACGTTACAAATGATACGAAAGGCGAGAGTTGGTCGATGATTCCGCCACTCCGACGAGAGGCCACTCGCGACGCCGTTGACTTCCAGAGCCACAGAACATACAGAATTCCACAAGCCATAAGTAGAATGCAGAAGCCATGACGAGACGACGCTACGGCTTCTGCACACTTCTGCAATCTCCTTACGGCTTCTGAACTTGACACAAAAATCCATTGTCCATATTCCACAACCATAAGATATCGTAAATCCAGAGGAACAGCCCGACGCGTGACAAGTAACAGCCAATCAGCAATTGACTTTCTATTGGACCTTGTATGGGTACAATGGAGACTTTGCCGTAACTTGCTACTGTTTGATTAGAGTCGCCCGAGTCCGCTGCATTTACGCTCTGTGTGACAGCGAATAAGAAGCACCAAATATGACAAGAAGCGGAAAGTTCCCTATGCAGGAGTAATATTAGGTTTACTCCCTGTCGCTACGCTTGAGCGAAACATAAAAACAACTGATTGTGAAATCCACAGTGATGTGCCATTTCACTTCACGCCAGAGTTCTATCCCATCCATGTCATATTCTTTTTACTCTTGCTTTCTAGCAACTCGATAACTTGCCTGACGTCACGTGACCACCGTtcttttttggatttttttgaacgcaaTAGCGTGACTCACATTAATAGCTATGCCCATGGCCATTGATTATAAATGGATATAAGCAGTCAACCaaagaaaatcaattgaaGCTCATCGTAGCCAGGCGAGAATCTGCACAAGGTGTATGGGTACGAAAAATGTCTACCACCACCGACTCTGCTGTAGTCTCATGAGCCAGTTGGTAAGTACAGAGCACTGCCGTTACCTTCGCACCCTCGCCACTGATTTTAAAGGAACACTTCATACGTCAGAAGTCAGTAGTTATGGCAGTAGCAGCTCAGAAATCACACTCTCTGAAATAGTTGATACAAATTGTGGCAATCCGTACTTAATTACTGATTATTCAGACTTTAATAATTATGTTCCGGACAAACTTGGCGTTGAAGAAGCCAAACTTTAACggtcatgaaaaattttgaaacggtTCGAAAAAATAGCTTCAGCAtacaacatattttttataaatctaaAGATTATCTGTGAGAAAGTGAAAGATGCAACTCTCATTGTCAAGGTACTAAATGTTCCTTCTCAAAATGCAATAAAATGTTTCTCAAAAAAGCTGATTACATGCACATGCACTATAAGCGTGCGTGCAATCGGTGTATGCTAGCGTCCCCGTATATGCATACGACGATCAGTGTCATTTATCTGGGTTTTGCGGCACTactacaagtatatatatctGGAATCATGAGGACGATTGACTCCACACTATGTGTTGAAAATACATCGCGCCATACCTATATGTTTCTTTACACATGTATTATCTGGTTGAAAGATTCAAATTCAGTCGTCAAATGATGTCTATTTcgtcaaataataataaaataaatattcgttaATCTAGGTATTTCTGGGCTTCTATGCGAATCTGTTAAACTTATAagaattgatatttcttgTGTCTGGATATTTAAGTACGTGTGAAAGGtctaatttttctgcattAAGATGGTTGAGGTTTCCCTCCGTTCTACCATCTGCAAAAACGTCTCATTAGTATAGCTTATAATTTCTTCGTCTATGGGTATAAaattaatgttgaaaaattgaatttagaaGAGATAACCGACAATATCCTGTGTGAGAACGGTATGTGCAAACGAATATTGGTATATTCTACAGAAAAAAGCGTGTCTCTGATCTTTGATCCCGTTTCCAGATCTTACTGGAATTTATTGTCATACCtcagaaaatttgatttcttcgGCCCTtatggaaaataatattttcaagtgaTTATCTAATAAAATTTGCGAACATTCAAACGTTCCTCTCATGTTCACCATAGACAGGGAATGCCTAAATCTGGAATATTTCGTATACGTTCTGAAATTACAAACTAAATTTCTTCCATTATCCTTCGACATTCAATGCTATGCAGAGCATAATGCTGCCCATAGGCAATAGAAGCTCGATATTTAGCTGGTTCCTACCTTACCGTCGATCAGGCAGATTTCCTGTCATACGTGTATATCAACACTAACAAAAGTCACATCCTCCCCACAGCGCCGGGACGGAAACGAGGAGTAAATTGTACTCAGGCATTTATGGATTCAATTCGTGCGTTTTTAATGTAAGTACATTTAAGTATTCACCGCCCCTGACTTTGGAGTGGGTTTACTTGGTGGAAGGATTTGTTATCTACCAATTTCTGATAATTTGCCACTCCTACTGCTCCATGGGTGCGCAACTGATACAAGCATTTACTGTAAAATTCTGTATAGTTACGCCAACTGATTCGTGGGAAATATTGCGCTAAACTATAgccatgtaaatatatatttatctttaCACAAAACACCACCTTTTTGAACGGAGCTCATTGTCCTTAGATACAGAATTACTACGACATACTTCACGGATTATCATTCGAGATAACTTGAATTGGAAAATTCTCTATAGTCGATTTTCCTtatcaaaatacagaaaaagaatCATTCTTAACCATTTCATTTTGAAGGTACTATATACGACTACATGTGTTACTCGTGTGTAGCTATAATAGATATCAAATTGTGTGTTATATTCAAGGAAATGTAGATTAGCTTACGTTTCTGTAAAATACAGTCACATTTCTCGCTCAGCTTCCGGTTATATGGGCGATGACGTCGCTTTCGTTTATTGCCTGACGGCGAAGCTGATCGAACCGGGCGCACGGGCTTGGACAGCGCTAGTTCGCTGCGCCCAACTGAAAACTCTGCTATCTTCATTATGACGCACAAAAGAAGCACTAGCATCATTTGTTTACACACTTTGCAATGTCTTATTGCTACAGCATTATTGTCACTTATCTATCTTTCCACGAAATTCCGATTTTGCTCACACGTACTACTTCTACAATGTACGCACCACCCTACGGATACATAATATGTGATTTGGGCGACACAACACAGACAGCATAATTGTATTActcagtaataataattgctaATGTTTTGACTTTAATAACAGTGGATGATTTAATTGCTGTTCttgctattattatacctCGCGAATTGTTGCACACATTATACGTACGCCTATATGTATAGTACATACGTTAGACAGCTCAGAAATGAGACTCAACTGCCCGTTTCAGGGGACGCGTaggtaaacaattttttgtcaagATTTGCGAAAGGTATTAACCAAcacgttgaatttttataaaatatgagaATCCAACTCTTGATCAAGTTTCAGAACACAATCTTGAGAtccgtgaattttttacattaacTTAGTATGTCGTATTCTATTATTGTTTTACTCCTACGGGTGTGGTCCGTTCCCTGCTCTAGTTGCGAAAATCGGTAATTAACACTTGCACTCGCGTACGGCAAATATAGTCATAGATTAGACCAgagtatatagatatatatatatatatatatagtgaagGCAATAGGATACGGCCGGGCTGTATGTAATACTGTCCGCTTGTGTACGACggcgatgaatgcgataacGCAATATTAGTAGGTACTGCGGGCTACTCTCTGAGTCAGACTGAATCGCGATGGCACagcggcgcgggagttcgtcTGCACACGACCCGACAGCACGACATGGCATCACGACGATGCACGGTTTAATCTCTATTAATAATACTCTCGGGCAAGAAATAGAGCCTGTATACTCGTTGCGCGTTACAGCGTCCTTATGCTCGTGCGGCGGCAGTGGTGGCGATTGTATATGTAGTAGTGTTTTTCCGCCCGCGCTCGCCGacgaaaatcataaaattttcgaagtcgtATGCGGCACATGGAATAAGTAGTTATATACGAGCCAACACACTCAGATTCCCATGATTTTCGATGATTATCAAgttttcggaaacttattacGATTAACGTTTTATACCTTTTTTGCGTTTCATCCGCATTCAAGGCTTAATACCCGCAAAGTACGGCTCGAACGAGATTATCGGAATTTAGAAGGGACCTTAATTGTTTGATTCACAGGGTGTTTCGTGACTCTATTGTGGGAAATTGTTTACTCCGCAGTATATGCACACATGCTGAGCATATGATATGGTCTACCGGTAACGACATGGACGATCAGTTTTTTAAGTTTAGTTCAAATATAAATACGATGTTGCATTATTGGCATcacaatatattatacctgaGATTGGCGTACGCCTGTTACTCATACAATTCACACACGTCTTTCAAATTGTAATATCGTAATTTCATATTTggcggtacagtgcgccatcTTGTTCTGTAGTTTCATGAATGCATAATattgtaaatgaatttttttcattgcgtTGCGTCACAACTGTCACAGGCGTTCTGATTGTTAATTAGCCCAAGACTCGATATTACGTTATGAGATTGAAGCTAGTTTCGAGTAAAATTTGCAGCatcatgaataaatatttgccGAATTTCAGAAAATGCTGCAACAAATTACAGGCACGTTTAGCTGCCAATTTAATATACTAGCTGTAGCCTAGCTACGGGTGGTAAGGTATGTTAGAATTTCATAATTACAAACATATTTGATCGCCGCTCGTAACAAGGCCACTGTCTGAACAAGATATACAATGACACCAAAGAATATTGAGATACGAAAAGAAAGTTTGTATTTTTACGGTTGATGCTAAGAGTTTCGGGTGATTCAACATTgaacaatttattatatacaaatagtgataataataataacagcaacaacaatgGAATTCATTGGCTCTGACTATTATTCACCACGATAGCTTCAGCGTAGGACTATTACAGCATAcgaattttcggaaaaatattttcgtttgattttattataa encodes:
- the LOC124404560 gene encoding uncharacterized protein LOC124404560 isoform X1 produces the protein MMLVLLLCVIMKIAEFSVGRSELALSKPVRPVRSASPSGNKRKRRHRPYNRKLSEKCDCILQKRGSGDAVMDEPHTPGSDCNSNPSMDPSSQDLITSEFVHDNMDYQWFADCGYRDTGLHVHSSVLSSLSASYTCDDLRYDAECRYLDANFAEIDMESFRTADIHSLLTLPVICTDPVQHSESNYQRERYASMSGSMMEKLDFDSPISPHTSSQGEDSACSTTDTMSICKSSLLFSPVKETPVLPPGGSYSVDSLDCEDVLLTCQAHNKINYTIAFEGSMTMYSDGSQDFENQEKQNIRQIPDFYYDKKLNLKNMLGLSMAKSDSKVYTTWSNLKHGSANNVMTRHPSGNNNTMPNFLQENGHLNLNLNKKSLSLPDLTQTRELSRYPLNFSVDSAESNHHVGNLQSSGSINRSINEDSSESIDHISTKKKLQNLSLVKRFMKQKSMSAEGMSMTLDQSGSASDSGWPTSNSESGSGSGTRTQIHQRNINNTCNNLTLENDFSINWVKSDYYNNKGTEHTFAGEDSDNIVRKQSPLLEEFEGELQSSASVEELSESISKIESMDGSGCEKHENSFLEDAVTQSNTEQINFAIKNLPLSKTTGTQVFTQVEDNSVQTSLIYFTNDKNYPSICETTIAKKPAYIIYPNYTLPDLSFLQLGQGKFDKVTLRPQCFDRDRSRWRKYNKSGRPFSCNDLDALKQRGFSHIKDWESLTFLLPAEYKRILHDVPEASKHIKLAEETKKPLFCLSPQMRHRARTIDEVTPDNISSASSIGTQPSSGYRGSSTILTDSLINQQGVPNNSNPLYLYRYDSASSEASLTSQDAKHYRPSCKPKINAPVLPKRSISLPHGDRETHCNTKAPPRPPLPRGILRKNKLSNNKRYSMFEMGGLKEVGNQQVTPETNKRMSLQEPYYLNNDHQSQQIRRLIDSEKDVDEVEERLYYAERLKESENRINSELYPTECSDEIIQLEDFLRRSGFSSQSSDGDSEDQDVRLRSYVRQFLRLNMNKDLVKNVEMMESQKKTVSFAVQQRKEFLENKGCTLSFIANKQSLEEGRTSIAESPSGSSELKPFNMNGKSDMLKSVNKSVGLILNYWRIETVKDEQVQDNRNECAQLCLSNLCPALYAIMCNGLRPNINSSFGPLANSVWQVVEASSQQGPLTKTLNELVQKINGEDFITEGMLKFHAFVFGLLNLRALDAWFAYLCTRESILRKHYSRNSLFVSSLACVNAREMVDALLDILQPLALCPFQLDMLYQYRQLHNSLGYMNNHATNATVGLKSIDSTEVRGPSKREFFNNIGSPVKVRPRSCVDYAKGGDMQGILHEADLNNTIKKRWSNLPSGSKLIQAFDKLTLEDSEDYTDSLEHSPLKVGALENVSAKTKSPAISTGKVENEEILSCGIKFKKLQEKWELMIGKDENKEQLVTRSPESPARTPTNSGKSKIPRLLPSPTKQVINVLTPIPKSAKSATTGIPLLKKSPAIGQKTVNKQFSEIRKDSAGGRTSRFDQDTGGIPRTHFARPSSLPYKPPHGGGTKEKYSTSPHRRAASTSLPRPTTVIRNAKIGTTKPSLKEVKTLTHRLPSDNGHLSFSEGEKLTVILEVDNKWLLCSRGEHKGLVPRSCVHALQT
- the LOC124404560 gene encoding uncharacterized protein LOC124404560 isoform X8 is translated as MHKFTRLSVFKRSISIASSFMYFLFEEIGEDSACSTTDTMSICKSSLLFSPVKETPVLPPGGSYSVDSLDCEDVLLTCQAHNKINYTIAFEGSMTMYSDGSQDFENQEKQNIRQIPDFYYDKKLNLKNMLGLSMAKSDSKVYTTWSNLKHGSANNVMTRHPSGNNNTMPNFLQENGHLNLNLNKKSLSLPDLTQTRELSRYPLNFSVDSAESNHHVGNLQSSGSINRSINEDSSESIDHISTKKKLQNLSLVKRFMKQKSMSAEGMSMTLDQSGSASDSGWPTSNSESGSGSGTRTQIHQRNINNTCNNLTLENDFSINWVKSDYYNNKGTEHTFAGEDSDNIVRKQSPLLEEFEGELQSSASVEELSESISKIESMDGSGCEKHENSFLEDAVTQSNTEQINFAIKNLPLSKTTGTQVFTQVEDNSVQTSLIYFTNDKNYPSICETTIAKKPAYIIYPNYTLPDLSFLQLGQGKFDKVTLRPQCFDRDRSRWRKYNKSGRPFSCNDLDALKQRGFSHIKDWESLTFLLPAEYKRILHDVPEASKHIKLAEETKKPLFCLSPQMRHRARTIDEVTPDNISSASSIGTQPSSGYRGSSTILTDSLINQQGVPNNSNPLYLYRYDSASSEASLTSQDAKHYRPSCKPKINAPVLPKRSISLPHGDRETHCNTKAPPRPPLPRGILRKNKLSNNKRYSMFEMGGLKEVGNQQVTPETNKRMSLQEPYYLNNDHQSQQIRRLIDSEKDVDEVEERLYYAERLKESENRINSELYPTECSDEIIQLEDFLRRSGFSSQSSDGDSEDQDVRLRSYVRQFLRLNMNKDLVKNVEMMESQKKTVSFAVQQRKEFLENKGCTLSFIANKQSLEEGRTSIAESPSGSSELKPFNMNGKSDMLKSVNKSVGLILNYWRIETVKDEQVQDNRNECAQLCLSNLCPALYAIMCNGLRPNINSSFGPLANSVWQVVEASSQQGPLTKTLNELVQKINGEDFITEGMLKFHAFVFGLLNLRALDAWFAYLCTRESILRKHYSRNSLFVSSLACVNAREMVDALLDILQPLALCPFQLDMLYQYRQLHNSLGYMNNHATNATVGLKSIDSTEVRGPSKREFFNNIGSPVKVRPRSCVDYAKGGDMQGILHEADLNNTIKKRWSNLPSGSKLIQAFDKLTLEDSEDYTDSLEHSPLKVGALENVSAKTKSPAISTGKVENEEILSCGIKFKKLQEKWELMIGKDENKEQLVTRSPESPARTPTNSGKSKIPRLLPSPTKQVINVLTPIPKSAKSATTGIPLLKKSPAIGQKTVNKQFSEIRKDSAGGRTSRFDQDTGGIPRTHFARPSSLPYKPPHGGGTKEKYSTSPHRRAASTSLPRPTTVIRNAKIGTTKPSLKEVKTLTHRLPSDNGHLSFSEGEKLTVILEVDNKWLLCSRGEHKGLVPRSCVHALQT